One Brevibacillus choshinensis genomic window carries:
- a CDS encoding MarR family winged helix-turn-helix transcriptional regulator, which produces MSDKFIRDDSLDLMVVLSRSYNWVTAHTNRDIRQHGLNPTEFGVLEVLFHKGPQPLQQIGEKILISSGNITYVVDKLEKKELLIRKPCLEDRRVIYAELTEKGQQLLADIFPSHKQAIEKAVSGLSPEEQRQAIQLLKKLGRAAQESY; this is translated from the coding sequence ATGTCGGACAAGTTCATCCGAGATGATTCCCTCGATCTGATGGTCGTATTATCGAGATCGTACAACTGGGTCACGGCCCATACCAATCGTGATATTCGCCAGCATGGCCTCAATCCTACCGAGTTTGGCGTACTGGAGGTTCTCTTCCATAAAGGTCCCCAGCCACTGCAGCAGATTGGGGAAAAGATCCTGATCTCCAGCGGAAATATCACTTATGTCGTGGACAAACTAGAGAAGAAGGAATTGCTCATTCGCAAGCCTTGTTTAGAGGATCGCCGTGTCATTTACGCAGAGCTGACGGAAAAAGGCCAGCAATTACTGGCCGACATTTTTCCTTCCCACAAGCAAGCGATTGAAAAGGCAGTCAGCGGCCTTTCGCCAGAGGAACAACGTCAGGCTATTCAATTGCTGAAAAAACTGGGTCGCGCTGCTCAGGAAAGCTACTAG